CACCTACACTTTGAACACATTTAAACTTGTTAAAACATACTTAGTTGTAGAAagactttttaaagtatttccaCCTGTTCTTACGCTCTTGCTCAGTTCTCGCACAGTTCTTCAAAACTGAAGTCAAGTCTGCTCGCTTCAAACCGCAAACTGTTTTTCACTCCCAAATGAAGTTGACGGATGGCACAGAAGAGATTTCAAGATTGTTCATTTGTGTTCCGAACCGTTCATACTATCCATATCATTTCAGCGAACGAAAAGAGTGATAGCATAATGTTAACATGTAATGTGAAACTCTTAATAGACAGGTTCATGCAAATTAGGATAGTAATTAATCATCTACATTCAGGTAAGTGTTACTTTAAAAACAATtgcccaaaaaatgaaatgcatttctcccccccctccccccctttttttttttttaggtcaaacgGTGTTATATGAACAGTCCCAGATAAGTTTGATCAAGATTAAAAGGCTGACTTTGAATAGTCATATGAGCATTGTTAAGAACATGCCAACTTGCTATTACCACAACAATGTAGCCACACACgctcggtgtgtgtgtgagtgtgcgtgtgtgtgcgtgtgtgcgtgtgtgcgtgtgtgcgtgtgtgtgtgtgtgtgcgcgcatgcaaGCAAGGTGTCTTCCTGCTATCCAGAAAGTGATGCAATAGGCAAGCGGTTGCTATGGTGGTTTCGCCAAGAACTGAAAACAATCAGACCACCACCAAcctgcgcatgtgtgtgtgtttgcatgcgtGCACGCCATGTGTCGTGTCTCCGGTAGTAAATATTTAGCAGTATTCCATGGTATCGGTGTGTGGTGTTTGTCCCGGCTGCCGTGGCAACTGTGTGATTATTCCCATTGCTGGAGGGAGGGGTCGGGTGATGTCAAAAAGGAAAGGCAAGAGTCAAATATAAAACGATCTTAATCCTCTGCTAAATGTCCTCACCATGAGGCGTTAACGTTGAAAGCGGCGCGTTCCAGCGGGGAGGGGTCAAAGTTGAATGTATTCCGGGTGTGACACTCGTGCGTTTATGTTAGTCGCTGAGCGCAAGCGCCGGCTGGCGAGCGCAAGCGCCGATCGGCCACGTTCCCGAGCGCCAGATAAGCTCCTTAAACTGCGGCGAAATGTCAACTTCAGAACTTTGCGAAATGCCGTTTTCACACCGGGTTCGCGTAGAGTTCAAGCCGTGTTAAACCTTTAGCAGAGCAGCTGTGCGTCAGTTAATGGCGCCGTTGGTCCACTTAAAGGAGACGTACACTGCTCTCAAACCGTTAGATAATTTGAGTTCACCTGTAAAAAGTTAGTGCTTTTTAGGTCACCCCCAGCAcatcagttttaaaaaattaatagtaATCCACaccttttattaaaaaacagcACATTACTTCAAAGTGAAGGTATAGAAATCCCCCTAACAAAATGTTTatcattgttttccatttttaataacaaaggtTATCGGTCTGTTTTCATGGAGGACTACAGAAATCTGACtatatttactgttgagagggtgaaataaaaaaaattggccaatTCATTGGTTATCAAAATAGTTATCGATTGATTTGCTAATGGATTAATTGTAGATTAACTGTTGCAAAAGATTGATGTAAATTTGAGCGCATTCAATCAAGTGTGCTCCATCTGGGTTTTTGAGTACATAATGTACAGTGAGTAGATCGGAGTATTATATGGAATATGAGGGCGGGGGGGGATTGGAAAATCCCATTTTGACCAAACGGTTTAAAATGGTCTTGGTTTATCCCAATTTCAGCTGTAGGCCACAGGATCAAACCACTGCGCTCGAAAAGGGTGGGTGGGGAAGGAAGATGGCCGTCTGAGCAAAACCACTAACCGCGAGTGGCGAGGGCTTTGCGTGCCTGTGTTATCATGAAGCTTCACAATGAATGTCAAATGTGAAGCACGTGCCCTGCTCAGAGGGTAAAAGGTAAAGTGATCCGGGTATTGTAGCGTGTTACAGTTACTAAATCAATTGGGTTTTCAATGAATTGATTAATTGTTGATGGTCTTGGCAGCTGATTAAAAACATAACGGAAGTTTAATTACTTTTGACTTTGTTGGACTGCCTGACGAAGGTGACAgaatgtgtgcgtgcgttttcGGGATAATGACGGGACGCAAAGGTATCATTTTAAGCCCCCTTGAAGGGAGACGTCGGCCTTTTCTCTAGTCGGCGCTCCACGGATGTCGTCGTCGTGACCTCGTCAAATCTCTGCGGGAGGTCGTTGCttttgttcaagaaaaaaaaatggcaagaaTGCCTTGTGGTGGTCAACACAATGACAGCTTTTGATGCaccaaaatgacaacattgcTCTGGAAGGAAAACTCAATGGGGTTGCTTCTCCTTCAACTTTTGACTTCAGCGGGATATTCCCGCTTTTTGGGCCAGGACTTTTTGAAACGAACTTCATGGGGGCAGCGCTCACATTCCGGCCCGGCTGGTATTCCACAGCTGTCATCATCTTCTGGCGTTGCGTGTAGAAAAAATAcaccctttatttttttttagcaggctATTTTGATTGTGTTGCCTTTTCCTAGCTATTTGTACACATCCTCAGTGgaaatcaatacatttattttacaggAAGGGATGTACGTTTTTGTAATTCCATTTCGTATGCCCTTCAGATCCTTTTCCCTCTTCGAGCATGTGTGATTTAACACGGTGTCATTCCTCCCGTCAGCACACCACGGTGCTGCCGTTCATCATCATCGAGATGCGCACCACACACCATCGCTACCCCAGCAGGCCGTGTGGCCTGGCGGCCGTGTGCTGCTTCGGCGTAGGCTACATCCTCTGGTAcgtcctttcttttttttccctcacttccGTTCTTCGCAGAGGTCACACCACACCTTTGTGTGTGCAGGACTTGTTGGGTGCAGCAGGTCACGGGCATGTGGGTGTACCCGGTCTTGGAGCGCATCACGCCGCTCGCCCGCGTCGTCTTCTTTTGTGTGCTCACCGCCGTCATTTGTGTCTTCTACCTGCTTGGAGAAATACTCAACAGCTACATCTGGTACCAGCCGCACACAGGTACAAACACGTGCAGGCTCACACATACAGAAACAGGTACTACTCTCACTCACCTATACTTTTAGAAGGTACTCTTATCCATGtactcatacacacacaaagacacttggacaggtacacacacacacatgcagaaagGTACATGCACACAGGCACTAATGCACATAAAAAGGTAAACACACCTGGGCTCACAAACACATGCGGACAGATACATGGGTACTCATGCACGCAGGTACAAATGCCCGCATTGAAAGATAtacctaccgtaatttccggcctacagagcgcaccagattgtaagactcacccagtacatttggtacatacataagccgcaccggtgttaaagctgcaagtgcccacattgaaacccacattgaaacacgagatatttacaaagaaagacggcacacagagttttcaaaagTTTTAGTAGCTCAGCTTAACAatgcaacaacacggtagcacaaacaggcctggttaaaaaaaacaaaacaaaaaacatactggtaaaaaaaataaaaacacccgcAGCAGTTACACAGTAGCAACctactagcgtggcgctaatgtagtgcggcgctaacaggggcggttcaaaaaaacaaacaaaataaacaccagtaaaaatcactgagacacagcagcaacacggtagcacagcgcaaacacggccggttaaaaaataaatacatggaaacataccggtaaaaggcacttcctcggcacatatattccacttgtCTCACTCCTAAACTTTTCCGCTCAagttcccccttgcggccgtaggaaaaaatgcacaaatgagccacaTCACAGCATAAcgcgcaggattgaaagcgtgtgaaaaaagtcgctgctAATGGGCCGGTAATTATGGTACGAATAATCAAAACACATACATGGAAAGGtgtttacatacacacacaggcaaTTGCCACATGCATGAAAATTTAGATGTACATGGCGAAAGGTACTCATGCAGATacaaacgcgcacacacacagatggcACACGCAGACTTGCACAGAACCGTCTAAAACGTTCTTTTTCTCCACCAGCAAAGATCAAAGGTGAGTGAACTTTTGTCACGCATGCCAATGGAGTGGCACACGTAAGGTCACATGTCAAGCTCCACCCACCAGAGAGCACAAAGACTGCGGAGTTGTGACCTTTTGAACCCCCTCCATCAACACCAACAAGCCTGAATATAGGGAACTGGAtgcaaacttttattttttttttttttactttttccttaTCTTgccaaagcacacacacacacacggtactTTGACATGCACAGCAGACACATACGCATAGAAAAGTACACACATGCCCCTTCACTCTTGCACAGGGACAGATGAACATGAATGTCCATGAACGCACATTGTCATAAAGGTCTTGATGAGGGTGATCTAGtattgatacacacacacaaactttttCTCATCCCCTGAGGTACACACAAGCACAGCAACATACATAATTTGTCCTCATTGCGGTCATCACAGATGAACTTTAttgatcgccagccaatgggagggcacatataaacaagcgTTGAcatctacggacaatttagtcttgaaTGTAGCTTACGTGTATGAAAATCCACTCTGGcgcagggacaacatgcaaactccacacaggaaggcctgagctgagattcaaagcCAGAACCTTTTGACGGCGAGCGTAGACGTGCTGACCGCTAGGTCACCCGTGTTGCCCATGTGGACTTAGCGTGTATTAAAGGTCACGACAAGGGCTTTCCAAAtgtcattacatttttatgtagtGTGTATTCTTGTGATACAAGTGACCTGACTAGGTTGTCAAGATGCAAGCCttcattgggattttttttaaatgtattttaggtTTTATTACTGTATCTTGGCAATGAACTCAATACACTTTACAGTATTAACACTTTGACAAATAgtacattttctttgaaattattttttaaagggaaTTTGAGCTGTTTATTGTTACTCTTTGTTGTTAGTCTAAACACAAAAGCAGAATTACACATCGTTGCTGTGCTGGTGTctatctctgtttttttttgggggggggcatcaatGGTGCAGTATTCCCATCTATCTAAATGGGGAAAGTATTTTAGATACACGTTTCATGCAGGGTCACAGGACAAATTCAACTTGTATCCTTACTCTGTACTCTGATGACAACACAGCgataaaaaatgctaaattatgAAGCTTGCAATCATAACtggactttatttatttaactcattttgtgatttatttttttaatatcggaTACCTTGGGTCATTGCTACTTGGTAGTGCTAATAGTCATTTACCTGCAGAGGGCGCTACCAGAGTCACTGGAACACAGCACATTGAGTATTATATGATGAAAGGTTACATATTTTAATGGCGTGACATTGTAGTGTGTGGCAATGTTTTGGCAAGATAGCAAAAATGGTTACAGGTGAAGTTACaactttttgtagttttttgggaggggggataAAGTGGGGCTGTGTTGCTTGgtgatggataaaaaaaaaacaggctgctGAACTCGTCACAGAAACATATTTATTGGATTAGGTTTTATTTAATGTCAGCTTTAACCAAACTACTGAATTTGAATGGTGAAGTCACATGAttaacagaaaaaataaatccaaaatcCCTGAAATTGCTTTGTTGTTTCTTCCTCCTTTTTGTCCGTGTCCGAATTTAATTAGAGATACCGTCCAATGaggtctgtttaaaaaaatttgcatttacAAAGATATTTTAATGCATCCAAATTTAAATACTATCTCAAAGgtgaaataaatcaaaagtCAAATGTATCTAAGGCCAGATTCCCTAAAAGTCAAATAAGAAGTCAAACTAAAATTCAGAGATGGTCCAAAAGTTAAATGCTTTAAAGTGAaaaaccggaaaaaaaaaaatccaaattcaaaCAACCTTAAAGTGAggtactaaaaaataaaaattaaaaaaaattcatcacaTTGACAGCTGTTTATATTTTGACCGCCTTATTtataaaaagcaaaatgaagTCTGGTAGATTAAATTTGTAAGACAGATAGGTGGCCATcacgacatttaaaaaaaaaaaagtttttttcatgcTTAAAAACACAAGAATAACAATGCGGTCATctgtgtcaaaataaaagcaacaaataACTCAAATTTAACGTCAAAAGCCACCTTTATTTTCCTGGGTGATGTTCTAACCTTTACAAAGAGTGACATCTTGTATTATTTTACTGtgcttgttttaaaatgtgacgAGTGTGCGCGCCTTCTTCTTCACGCATCTCCTTGAGGTGACACATCCAAACACGCAAATACTCAGCATAAATTtgcatatatttatatttatatattatatttatgcTAATAAACCAAAGTGGTTTCCCGTCACAATGTTGCTTTTATTGAACATGCGTTAAAGTAATATTCACAAGAATGTGAAAATATCAAAAGCACAAACTGTTAACATGAAAAGGGAAGCTTATTGGAAGCTGCACACGGTCATATTTCAAACAAAGATGTAAATTAATCGGGTACTCCCCCTGCTGGAAGGTCACGCAAAGTGTCCCTATTTCAAACACGAGGGTGGAtgataaaaaatgaaactaaaaaaagataaatacaaacacaaatacaaacatttatGGAAAAATCTGTCTCACTCCTTCCTGGTTTTGGGGTTGGGGGCTGAAAGAGAAGATGTTTCTGTCTGAAAAACTGAAAGCGTGTGCATATTTCTAACCATGATATTAAGtcacatttaaacatttatttactgtCATGTGTAAAAATAAGATTACCAATGTGTGTTTTAGGTGACATTTGAAtgtgcttaaaggggaaatccagtgctttgcatgaacagtgtatcaataggtcatgtaatatgtaccctattttgacaatgtgatgttaaatcctctctcattagtgttttgagaagattataatagacaattacaaattttaaggtgctgccatttttgcgagtcacatgacctacgtgtgtgGATGTAACGTGTACCGTTCCGCAACaaagggacaccatttatgcccagcgccgatttcttgtatttatcctcatctggtgaagaaataacagtatcagttgatcgggaagacggaggaatacttccatacagatttaaacctgtggctgtaataatgttgaatatccggatggttcttcaggcggaatgacgcggagtctgacgagcgagctccggcagcggACCGCGAGTTGAGCTTCCAGGCATCAGAGGCTGTTAGGCTCGGAcactgaagctcggctaaaggcctccgccgccaccgaagctcggctaacggcctccctgGACGTCGAAACTCGGCTCGCGGCACGCCTCTGTGACTCACAAAAATCatagcgcccctgaaaattcgtaattgtcgataaaaatcttctcaagacacttattaaatgagaaaggatttaacatcacaataCATATTACttaacctattggatacactgttcatgcaaagcactggatttcccctttaagtgtcATAGAAAAAAGGGCCATTTTCTGCTTACCGTTTGGGTTCTCCTGCTTGTAGAACATCTTCAGCATCTCCACGGCTTCGTCTGCTCTGTGGCCCGAGATGCACTGCACACGTACACACGTGCAAGTTCactcacatgcgcacacactATGCACCATACGGGCGTGCATCACATTGACACGCTTCACTTGCGGTAACCTTGAAAGAGGTTCCTGTGCGAGGTAGCTCCGCCGAGGCCACGTCCAGGACGGAGCCGCAGCCGCCGAAGCGGTCGTTCCGGCAACCGTACGCCACCACCGGAATGTCCACGAGACGGtcaaggttgaaaaaaaaaaaaggcaaaaacacacattcgaGAAGGAAGTAAAGCAGAAGGATGCCTTGAGAATTTTACAACTTGGGATTTCCTTGGCTAAAATTTGTGTAAGACTAAATGGGACTTCAGGCCTTTTCAGCAGCAAGTGCAGAGTGCTTATGACGGCACGTGCCTTTGAATAGGAACTAGAAAAATGTTCTATTTAGGAGTAGCGTCACGGTAACTTAGAAACTCAGAGAACCTCCTTTGAAATAAGTATGGGATGCACTCAGTTCCTTGTTTGTCTCCTCTTTGTGTGAAAAGGTCTTTAGTCCTCGCTCTGAGGGAAGGATACTCATCAGGCGGAGTGCGGCAGCGCACATGATGCACGGCTCCACCGTGACGTACAAAACCGTCTGCTCGCACACGCtcctcacttcctgtttgccttGGCGACACCAATCCAGGAGCTGGTCCAGTGCCACCATTTCTGCATGTCGTGTGGCCTTAAAACACAAATGCATATAATTTAGCCGCACTACTTACACTCAAAACATGGCTACCAACAAAGTGCACAGAAGAACATTGTGTGCTGACAACTTGGTTTTAGTGATGTTTCAGACCTCTCTTGCGGCTATTTTTCTAAAACGTGATCGCCAATTTTAATTGGTGCGAAGAAACTGGAAgtatgtagtttaaaaaaaaaaggaaattgttTTCTTGGGTGGGGAATAGGTCAATTGATACCATACTGCTCcactcgagttttttttttttttttttccaaaattcctCCACCTACATTTTTGGTCTCGTTGACTTCATTCCGTCCACTCCCGACCACTTCATTTTTGTGGACCATCAAACATCCTACTGGAACTTCTCCATTGTCCAAGGCATCTTTTGCCTGcatacaacaaacacacacacgcacaggataaaatataaagtataaaaacaataaacatcTACATCCTGATAATTCCTCATGGGGATCATCACTCCCTCGCCCCCCCCAACACGCATCCATACACACACTAAATAATGATGTGATTAAACACATATTAATAGTCGACAtatcacagaaaaaaagtcaccatgTCAAACGCGCGGTCCATCCACTTCGCGACTTCCTCGTTCGTTGGATAAAAACCAACTTTCCGGCACTGCTCCTCCGTTGTCATGGCAACTTTGCATTATGCTCGTAAAAAGAATTTGACCtagaatgcatttttaaaaaagtgtattAGTTTTCCATGTGTCCTGTTACAGAGATTGTTTCATATCCGGAAGCAGCACGTGAAGAGGAGGATAATATTGGACGGACCATTTTCCGGTTTAACGTCGCATTTCAATGATAAATGACAATTATAACATTTTTCCCttcttaaaatatataaatattttaaaatattacttttcaaaaaagtaaaaaatttcataaaataaaaatataaccaaacgtaatatttattttatcttacaGCTATTAATTTTCCCCTTTCGATTTACATTTCCACATCTAATATGGCAGAATCATCCACATGTGTCTCAATGCGACGTCTACCTACTTATGTCTATGCCTATGACAGTTCCCACACTGCTAACGTGGCTAAGCTAGAGACTAAACTCATGAGCTAACCATGTTGCTCGAATACTGCGTCCAAAGATAAATGTACGGACTCATTCGTGGACTTTCACACCGTGGGACATTCCTCACTGCGCGAGGATGTTTTCGTCCGTTTGGAATTTTCTCAAGCGTCACAAGAGGAAATTTATTGTCACCGGAGCTGTAGTTGGAGGTACACAAATTGTGACAAAACTGTTGTTAgccagtttgccaatgatccaCTAATATGGAATTTTAACCGTCAATTAATTTGAATtgataatttttaattttcttgaatTCAGATCCTTTCCATTCACTGCCTCCTCAACTTACTTGTTTTAGGTGAAAAATTCCAATATTACAGGACATTATTAGCGTGAATGTGTTAAATGAAAGGGAATATAGtactctccaaaaaaaaaaagtctagcaTGTGGAGTAAATGTTCTTAAATTGTCATAAAATGAAGATTTATACTGCAATTAATTACTCTGACGTGATACCTTTTGTCATTAATGACTGATACTTACCACTTTGCCCTCCATACAGGTGTGTACTTCTTGGGTAAATATGCCCGCTCCAAAATCAGGGAGCTCCAAGAGAAGGAGGCCACTGAGTACATTGCTCAGGCTAGACGTCAGTTCCTCTTTGAGAGCAACCAGAGGACGTGCAACATGACCGGTGAGGAAGTCAACACTGATTAATATGACTTAATAATAGTCGCTGCAGGAA
This genomic window from Syngnathoides biaculeatus isolate LvHL_M chromosome 23, ASM1980259v1, whole genome shotgun sequence contains:
- the adat2 gene encoding tRNA-specific adenosine deaminase 2 isoform X2, with amino-acid sequence MTTEEQCRKVGFYPTNEEVAKWMDRAFDMAKDALDNGEVPVGCLMVHKNEVVGSGRNEVNETKNATRHAEMVALDQLLDWCRQGKQEVRSVCEQTVLYVTVEPCIMCAAALRLMNIPVVAYGCRNDRFGGCGSVLDVASAELPRTGTSFKCISGHRADEAVEMLKMFYKQENPNAPNPKTRKE
- the adat2 gene encoding tRNA-specific adenosine deaminase 2 isoform X1, whose product is MTTEEQCRKVGFYPTNEEVAKWMDRAFDMAKDALDNGEVPVGCLMVHKNEVVGSGRNEVNETKNATRHAEMVALDQLLDWCRQGKQEVRSVCEQTVLYVTVEPCIMCAAALRLMNIPVVAYGCRNDRFGGCGSVLDVASAELPRTGTSFKCISGHRADEAVEMLKMFYKQENPNEACREPSFDVQGGR
- the adat2 gene encoding tRNA-specific adenosine deaminase 2 isoform X3, with product MTTEEQCRKVGFYPTNEEVAKWMDRAFDMAKDALDNGEVPVGCLMVHKNEVVGSGRNEVNETKNATRHAEMVALDQLLDWCRQGKQEVRSVCEQTVLYVTVEPCIMCAAALRLMNIPVVAYGCRNDRFGGCGSVLDVASAELPRTGTSFKCISGHRADEAVEMLKMFYKQENPNGAL